In the Bicyclus anynana chromosome 6, ilBicAnyn1.1, whole genome shotgun sequence genome, one interval contains:
- the LOC112047544 gene encoding probable arginine--tRNA ligase, mitochondrial isoform X1, whose translation MGTRLKNILLNQTNNNLFKNEIVRKYDKMHITYRNKQNIFTVNLSYNSIQKLEKKNFKHVSKKQNEQVAFNVDRNTFLKKVIDNIKEKPELRNEPKKIVIDFSSPNIAKPFHMGHLRSTIIGNFVANIHEYFANDVVRLNYLGDWGTQFGLLQYGLESQNIAITQMDNPLKKLYEVYVEANKQSACNENVLNKAKKYFSDIEQGRADLGNWRNIREITVKELDKVYQRLGIKFDEYHWESNYNGEAIKGLIANLEEQNIVTTEATGAKVVKVKDKNVTILKSDNSTLYLSRDIAALLDRYKRYRFDKMLYVVDNAQTDHFATVFDIVRRLDKDCTTGCEHVKFGRIKGMSTRTGNVVFLSDILDEAKEKMYYKQKNSKNTRSSAINEETCDILGSTAVIINDLKQRRQKDYIFDWDKALQSEGDSGIKLQYLHCRLWSLESKSGVALPNECDPSYLNEEVIVDVVAELARFDDVLNRALEEYEPCIIVNYLFKLARHVNRMFNELQVKNVGNDLGAQRLLVFHSARLTIKKALDILGVKALLEM comes from the exons atgggtactagattaaaaaatatattattaaatcag accaataataatttgtttaaaaacgaAATCGTTCGTAAGTATGATAAAATGCACATTACCtacagaaataaacaaaatatattcacaGTGAACCTATCTTACAATTCCATTCAAAaattagaaaagaaaaattttaaacatgtttcaaaaaaacaaaatgaacaagTTGCTTTTAATGTTGACCGGAatacttttctaaaaaaagttattgacaatattaaagaaaaaccaGAGTTGAGAAACGAACCAAAGAAAATAGTGATTGATTTTAGTTCCCCTAATATAGCTAAACCCTTTCATATGGGTCACCTAAGATCAACAATAATAGGTAACTTTGTTGCTAACATTCATGAATATTTTGCCAATGATGTAGTGAGACTCAACTACCTGGGTGATTGGGGCACTCAGTTTGGTCTCCTACAGTATGGCTTAGAGTCACAAAATATTGCTATAACTCAAATGGATAATCCCTTAAAGAAGCTATATGAAGTCTATGTTGAGGCAAATAAACAATCTGCATGCAATGAAAATGTTCTGAACAAAGCTAAAAAGTATTTCTCAGATATTGAACAAGGCAGAGCTGATTTAGGTAACTGGAGAAATATTCGTGAAATAACTGTAAAAGAGCTTGATAAAGTATACCAAAGATTGGGTATAAAGTTTGACGAATATCACTGGGAGTCTAATTATAATGGCGAAGCCATCAAAGGCTTAATAGCAAATTTAGAAGaacaaaacattgttacaaCAGAAGCTACTGGGGCAAAagtagtaaaagtaaaagacaaaaatgttactatCTTAAAGAGTGACAACTCCACTCTATATCTCTCAAGAGACATTGCAGCTTTATTGGATAGATATAAAAGGTATAGATTTGACAAAATGCTGTATGTTGTTGATAATGCACAGACAGACCATTTTGCTACTGTGTTTGACATAGTCAGAAGACTTGACAAAGATTGTACGACAGGCTGTGAACATGTAAAATTTGGTAGGATCAAGGGTATGAGTACAAGGACTGGTAATGTTGTATTTCTGAGTGATATATTGGATGAAGCAaaagaaaaaatgtattataaacaaaaaaactcaaaaa atACAAGAAGTTCTGCTATCAATGAAGAAACATGTGATATCTTGGGATCAACAGCTGTAATCATTAATGATTTGAAACAGAGGAGACAAAAGGACTATATCTTTGACTGGGACAAAGCTTTGCAGAGTGAAGGAGATAGTGGAATTAAGTTGCAATACCTTCACTGTAGGCTCTGGAGCTTAGAGTCCAAATCTGGGGTAGCCCTACCAAATGAATGTGACCCTAGTTatctaaatgaagaagttataGTTGATGTTGTAGCTGAACTTGCGAGATTTGACGATGTACTTAATAGAGCTCTTGAAGAATATGAACCATGcataattgttaattatttatttaaactcgCGCGACATGTTAATAGGATGTTTAATGAACTCCAagtaaaaaatgttggcaacgaTCTTGGTGCACAAAGACTACTTGTATTCCACTCTGCAAGGCTCACTATAAAAAAAGCATTAGATATTTTAGGAGTAAAAGCCTTGCttgaaatgtaa
- the LOC112047544 gene encoding probable arginine--tRNA ligase, mitochondrial isoform X2, with protein MGTRLKNILLNQTNNNLFKNEIVRKYDKMHITYRNKQNIFTVNLSYNSIQKLEKKNFKHVSKKQNEQVAFNVDRNTFLKKVIDNIKEKPELRNEPKKIVIDFSSPNIAKPFHMGHLRSTIIGNFVANIHEYFANDVVRLNYLGDWGTQFGLLQYGLESQNIAITQMDNPLKKLYEVYVEANKQSACNENVLNKAKKYFSDIEQGRADLGNWRNIREITVKELDKVYQRLGIKFDEYHWESNYNGEAIKGLIANLEEQNIVTTEATGAKVVKVKDKNVTILKSDNSTLYLSRDIAALLDRYKRYKKFCYQ; from the exons atgggtactagattaaaaaatatattattaaatcag accaataataatttgtttaaaaacgaAATCGTTCGTAAGTATGATAAAATGCACATTACCtacagaaataaacaaaatatattcacaGTGAACCTATCTTACAATTCCATTCAAAaattagaaaagaaaaattttaaacatgtttcaaaaaaacaaaatgaacaagTTGCTTTTAATGTTGACCGGAatacttttctaaaaaaagttattgacaatattaaagaaaaaccaGAGTTGAGAAACGAACCAAAGAAAATAGTGATTGATTTTAGTTCCCCTAATATAGCTAAACCCTTTCATATGGGTCACCTAAGATCAACAATAATAGGTAACTTTGTTGCTAACATTCATGAATATTTTGCCAATGATGTAGTGAGACTCAACTACCTGGGTGATTGGGGCACTCAGTTTGGTCTCCTACAGTATGGCTTAGAGTCACAAAATATTGCTATAACTCAAATGGATAATCCCTTAAAGAAGCTATATGAAGTCTATGTTGAGGCAAATAAACAATCTGCATGCAATGAAAATGTTCTGAACAAAGCTAAAAAGTATTTCTCAGATATTGAACAAGGCAGAGCTGATTTAGGTAACTGGAGAAATATTCGTGAAATAACTGTAAAAGAGCTTGATAAAGTATACCAAAGATTGGGTATAAAGTTTGACGAATATCACTGGGAGTCTAATTATAATGGCGAAGCCATCAAAGGCTTAATAGCAAATTTAGAAGaacaaaacattgttacaaCAGAAGCTACTGGGGCAAAagtagtaaaagtaaaagacaaaaatgttactatCTTAAAGAGTGACAACTCCACTCTATATCTCTCAAGAGACATTGCAGCTTTATTGGATAGATATAAAAG atACAAGAAGTTCTGCTATCAATGA